From Caballeronia insecticola, a single genomic window includes:
- a CDS encoding efflux RND transporter permease subunit: protein MWIVRLALKRPYTFIVLSLLLLIIGPLVILRTPTDIFPNIDIPVVSVIWSYTGLPPDQMERRITLNYERGLSVAVNDIEHIESESLPGIAVIRIYFQPNANVDEAIAEITALSQTQLRSLPPGITPPNILRFNASTVPILRLALSSAELTEQQLYDFGNSFLKTQLATVQGASVPLPYGGKQRQIMVDIDSRKLQAKNLAPTDVVNAISAQNLILPTGTTKIGSMEYSVGLNASPSSIEGLNDIPIRTGPGGTIYIKDVANVRDGFQPQTNIVRVDGTRASLLTINKSGNASTLDIVARVKNLLPTLRGMVPESLKIEPVADQSLFVRASVSGVLREAVIAAGLTALMVLLFLGSWRATLIIAISIPLSMLTSIVALSAIGQTINIMTLGGLALAVGILVDDATVAIENISQNLEQGKELEQAILDGAQQIAVPTLVSTLSICIVFIPMFLLTGVAHYLFVPMAEAVVFAMLASYFFSRTLIPTLAKYLLRHHEHMGGDIESMKGSRNPFVRVHLAFERHFESVRNRYKGFLEARLARPGRFASLFLLCCLLSLGLAPFLGRDFFPSIDSGVIALHMRAKTGTRIEETAALTDRVDARIRQLIPRGEIRSIIDNMGLPVSGINLSYNNTGTVSSADADVLISLNEDHAPTEGYIHELRKRLPQEFPGVAFSFLPADIVSQILNFGVPAPIDIAITGRDVRGNRALANRLLEKIRRVPGLVDARIQQPSDLPSINVEVDRTKALQAGFTQRDVANNLLITLSGSQQTTPTFWLNPVNGVSYNVITSAPQYDMDSLQSVANIPVTSSSGKTNILGALASLSRGSRDAVVYHYNAQTTINLYATTERRDLGAVSDDVQGIIDEARGALPKGSSIEMRGQVETMNGSFSGLAFGLILAVVLVYLLIVVNFQSWIDPFVIITALPGALAGIVWMLFLTHTTLSIPALTGAIMCIGIATANSILVVSFARTALAEHGDAVRSALEAGYSRFRPVLMTAAAMMIGMVPMAIGLGEGGEQNAPLGRAVIGGLMVGTIATLFFVPVVFSIIYRRMEARGKGPNAAASEAAH from the coding sequence ATGTGGATCGTCAGACTCGCGCTCAAGCGCCCGTACACATTCATTGTTCTGTCGCTGCTTCTGCTGATCATCGGTCCGCTCGTCATCCTGCGCACGCCGACCGACATCTTCCCCAACATCGACATTCCGGTGGTCAGCGTCATCTGGTCGTACACGGGTTTGCCGCCCGATCAGATGGAGCGCCGCATCACGCTCAACTATGAGCGCGGGCTGTCGGTGGCGGTGAACGATATCGAGCATATCGAATCGGAATCGCTGCCGGGCATCGCGGTGATCCGCATCTATTTTCAGCCGAACGCGAATGTCGATGAAGCGATCGCCGAGATCACCGCGCTCTCGCAAACGCAATTGCGTTCGCTTCCGCCGGGCATCACGCCGCCGAATATCCTGCGCTTCAATGCGTCCACGGTGCCGATTCTGCGGCTCGCGTTGTCGTCGGCGGAACTCACGGAGCAGCAGCTCTACGACTTCGGCAACAGCTTCCTGAAGACGCAGCTCGCAACGGTGCAGGGCGCATCGGTGCCGCTGCCCTATGGCGGCAAGCAGCGTCAGATCATGGTCGATATCGACTCACGCAAGCTGCAGGCGAAGAACCTCGCGCCCACCGATGTCGTCAACGCGATCAGCGCGCAGAACCTCATCCTGCCGACGGGCACGACGAAGATCGGCTCGATGGAATATTCGGTCGGCCTGAACGCGAGTCCGAGCTCGATCGAAGGACTCAACGACATACCGATTCGCACCGGCCCCGGCGGCACGATCTATATCAAGGACGTCGCGAACGTGCGTGACGGCTTTCAGCCGCAGACCAACATCGTGCGCGTGGACGGCACGCGCGCCTCGCTACTCACGATCAACAAGAGCGGCAATGCATCGACGCTCGATATCGTCGCGCGCGTGAAGAACCTGTTGCCCACGCTGCGCGGCATGGTGCCCGAGTCGCTCAAGATAGAGCCGGTTGCGGATCAATCGCTGTTCGTGCGCGCATCGGTGTCGGGCGTGTTGCGCGAAGCGGTGATCGCCGCGGGCCTGACCGCGCTCATGGTGCTGCTCTTTCTCGGCAGCTGGCGCGCGACGCTCATCATTGCAATCTCGATACCGCTCTCGATGCTCACGTCGATCGTCGCGCTCTCCGCGATCGGGCAGACCATCAACATCATGACGCTGGGCGGTCTCGCGCTCGCGGTCGGTATTCTCGTCGACGATGCCACCGTCGCGATCGAGAACATCAGTCAGAATCTGGAGCAGGGCAAGGAACTGGAGCAGGCGATTCTCGACGGCGCACAGCAGATCGCGGTGCCCACGCTCGTATCGACGCTCTCCATCTGCATCGTATTCATTCCGATGTTCCTGTTGACCGGCGTTGCGCATTATCTCTTCGTGCCGATGGCCGAGGCCGTGGTCTTCGCGATGCTCGCATCGTATTTCTTTTCGCGCACGCTGATCCCGACGCTCGCGAAATATCTGCTGCGTCATCACGAACACATGGGCGGCGATATCGAATCGATGAAGGGTTCGCGCAATCCGTTCGTGCGCGTGCATCTCGCATTCGAGCGGCATTTCGAATCCGTGCGCAATCGCTACAAGGGTTTTCTCGAAGCACGGCTTGCGCGGCCCGGACGCTTCGCATCATTGTTTCTGCTGTGCTGTCTGTTGTCGCTCGGTCTTGCGCCGTTCCTCGGTCGCGACTTCTTTCCGTCGATCGACTCCGGCGTGATCGCGCTGCACATGCGCGCGAAAACCGGCACACGTATCGAGGAAACCGCTGCGCTCACCGATCGCGTCGATGCGCGCATCCGCCAGTTGATTCCTCGCGGCGAAATTCGCTCGATCATCGACAACATGGGTCTGCCGGTCTCGGGCATCAATCTCTCGTATAACAACACGGGTACGGTCAGCTCCGCCGATGCCGATGTGCTCATCAGCCTGAACGAAGATCATGCGCCAACCGAAGGCTATATCCACGAACTGCGCAAGCGTCTGCCGCAGGAATTTCCAGGCGTCGCGTTCTCGTTTTTGCCCGCCGATATCGTCAGCCAGATTCTGAACTTCGGCGTGCCCGCACCGATCGATATCGCCATCACCGGGCGCGACGTGCGCGGCAATCGTGCGCTTGCGAATCGCCTGCTGGAAAAGATTCGCCGCGTGCCGGGTCTCGTCGATGCACGCATTCAACAGCCATCCGATCTGCCTTCGATCAACGTCGAGGTCGATCGCACGAAGGCGCTGCAAGCGGGCTTCACGCAGCGCGATGTCGCAAACAATCTGCTGATCACGCTGTCCGGCAGCCAGCAGACGACGCCAACCTTCTGGCTCAATCCCGTGAACGGCGTGAGCTACAACGTGATCACGTCCGCGCCGCAATACGACATGGACTCGCTGCAATCGGTCGCCAACATTCCGGTCACGTCGTCGAGCGGCAAGACCAATATTCTCGGCGCGCTCGCGTCGCTCTCGCGCGGTTCGCGCGACGCGGTCGTCTATCACTACAACGCGCAGACCACCATCAACCTCTATGCGACGACCGAGCGGCGCGATCTCGGCGCGGTGTCGGACGACGTGCAAGGCATCATCGACGAAGCACGCGGCGCGTTGCCCAAGGGCTCGTCGATCGAGATGCGCGGCCAGGTCGAGACGATGAACGGTTCGTTCTCCGGGCTCGCGTTCGGGCTCATCCTCGCGGTCGTGCTGGTGTATCTGCTGATCGTCGTGAACTTTCAATCGTGGATCGATCCGTTCGTGATCATCACCGCGTTGCCGGGCGCGCTTGCGGGCATCGTATGGATGCTGTTCCTCACGCATACGACGCTCTCGATTCCCGCATTGACGGGCGCGATCATGTGTATCGGCATCGCGACGGCGAACAGCATTCTGGTGGTGAGTTTCGCACGCACGGCGCTGGCCGAGCACGGCGATGCGGTGCGCTCTGCGCTCGAAGCGGGCTATTCGCGCTTTCGTCCGGTATTGATGACTGCCGCCGCGATGATGATCGGCATGGTGCCGATGGCGATCGGTCTCGGCGAAGGCGGCGAGCAGAACGCGCCACTCGGACGCGCGGTGATCGGCGGGCTCATGGTCGGCACCATCGCGACGTTGTTCTTCGTGCCCGTGGTGTTCTCGATCATCTATCGACGCATGGAAGCGCGTGGCAAAGGTCCGAACGCGGCGGCCAGTGAAGCGGCGCATTAA
- the paaK gene encoding phenylacetate--CoA ligase PaaK encodes MQETIVVQAIAQQSELEPIERASRDELQALQLERLKWTLRHAYDNVPHYRCAFDAAGVHPDDLRELSDLARFPTTSKTDLRDNYPFGLFAVPRDQVVRVHASSGTTGKPTVVGYTAKDIDTWAHVTARSIRAAGGRKGDTLHNAFGYGLFTGGLGIHYGAERLGCMVVPMSGGQTEKQVQLIRDFEPSIILVTPSYMLNLIDEMTRQGMDPANTSLKIGIFGAEPWSQGLRSEIETRAGIQALDIYGLSEIMGPGVACECIETKDGPTIWEDHFYPEIIDPLTGEVLPEGSTGELVFTSLTKEAMPMIRYRTRDLTSLLPPSARSMRRLAKITGRSDDMLIIRGVNVFPSQIEELILAIPRLSGQYQLCVSREGHMDSLAVAVEARAEICATLSDGDRAGLSRELQQRVKTIVGVSTQVRVLDSGELPTTATGKAKRVLDLRPATA; translated from the coding sequence ATGCAGGAGACAATCGTGGTTCAAGCCATTGCACAGCAGAGCGAACTGGAGCCGATCGAACGCGCGAGCCGCGACGAATTGCAGGCGTTGCAACTCGAACGCCTCAAATGGACGCTGCGTCACGCGTATGACAACGTGCCGCACTATCGTTGCGCGTTCGATGCCGCAGGCGTGCATCCCGACGATCTGCGCGAACTCTCCGACCTCGCGCGTTTTCCGACCACATCGAAAACCGATCTGCGCGATAACTATCCGTTCGGTCTCTTCGCCGTGCCGCGCGATCAGGTGGTGCGCGTGCATGCATCGAGCGGCACGACCGGCAAGCCGACGGTAGTTGGCTATACAGCGAAGGACATCGACACGTGGGCCCACGTCACCGCGCGATCGATTCGCGCGGCGGGCGGCCGCAAGGGCGACACGTTGCACAACGCATTCGGCTATGGCCTCTTCACGGGCGGCCTCGGCATTCACTACGGCGCCGAGCGACTGGGCTGCATGGTCGTGCCGATGTCGGGCGGCCAGACCGAAAAGCAAGTGCAACTGATCCGCGATTTCGAGCCGTCGATCATTCTCGTCACGCCGTCGTACATGCTGAACCTCATCGACGAGATGACGCGTCAGGGCATGGACCCGGCCAACACGTCGCTCAAAATCGGCATCTTCGGCGCAGAGCCGTGGAGTCAGGGTTTGCGCAGCGAGATCGAGACGCGCGCAGGCATTCAGGCGCTGGATATCTATGGACTGTCGGAGATCATGGGGCCGGGCGTCGCGTGCGAATGCATCGAAACGAAGGACGGTCCGACGATCTGGGAAGACCATTTCTATCCCGAGATCATCGACCCGCTGACGGGCGAAGTGCTTCCTGAAGGCAGTACGGGCGAACTTGTTTTCACGTCGCTCACGAAGGAAGCGATGCCGATGATCCGTTACCGCACGCGCGATCTCACGTCGCTGCTGCCGCCGAGCGCGCGTTCGATGCGACGTCTCGCGAAGATCACGGGCCGCTCGGACGACATGCTCATCATTCGCGGCGTGAATGTATTTCCGAGCCAGATCGAAGAGCTGATTCTCGCGATTCCGCGTTTGAGCGGGCAATATCAGTTGTGCGTGTCGCGTGAGGGCCACATGGATTCGCTGGCCGTTGCTGTCGAAGCGCGCGCCGAAATCTGTGCGACCCTGAGCGACGGCGATCGCGCGGGCTTGTCGCGCGAGCTTCAGCAACGCGTCAAGACGATCGTCGGTGTTTCGACGCAAGTGCGCGTGCTCGATTCAGGCGAACTGCCGACGACCGCCACGGGCAAGGCCAAGCGCGTGCTGGACCTGCGTCCCGCGACCGCTTAA
- a CDS encoding 3-hydroxyacyl-CoA dehydrogenase produces the protein MTQGISTSACVGVIGAGAMGAGIAQVAALAGHTVLLCDLDPKALDRARNGIAANVQRLIDKQKLDEAAGKAALERVRIVTSLADMRTTALVIEAVAERLDIKRALFAELEGIVTPECILATNTSSISITAIAAALKHPSRVVGMHFFNPAPLMALVEVVSGLATSKAIAQTVYATSAAWGKKPVFAKSTPGFIVNRAARPYYAEGLRVLGEQGADAASIDAVMRDAGGFKMGPFELMDLIGHDVNFAVTQSVFNAYFNDPRFTPSLIQQELVNAGFLGRKTGRGFYDYAADAAKPAPRIETNTRTPSKIVLGESASLYASLQSRIAQHAAIEHGNVLPGLIAKIDDACLFLTDGRTATERAHALGIDNVVLIDLALDYANAPSVAITRARQCHDDAYAAVAGALARSGYAVVPFKDVAGMAVVRTVAMLINEAADAVNQGVCTSADLDLAMEKGVNYPLGPLAWGERIGIDRVHDVLLHLAAHYGEDRYRASPLIAALRHSGQRFH, from the coding sequence ATGACACAAGGCATTTCGACATCAGCGTGCGTAGGCGTGATCGGCGCTGGTGCGATGGGCGCGGGCATCGCGCAGGTCGCCGCGCTCGCGGGACATACCGTGCTGCTCTGCGATCTCGATCCCAAAGCGCTCGACCGTGCACGCAACGGTATCGCCGCGAATGTGCAGCGTCTGATCGACAAGCAGAAACTCGATGAAGCAGCAGGTAAAGCCGCACTCGAACGCGTGCGCATCGTGACGAGTCTCGCCGACATGCGTACGACGGCGCTCGTCATCGAAGCCGTCGCCGAGCGGCTCGACATCAAGCGTGCGTTGTTCGCGGAGCTCGAAGGCATCGTGACGCCGGAATGCATCCTCGCGACCAACACGTCGTCCATTTCCATCACGGCGATTGCAGCGGCGTTGAAGCATCCGTCGCGCGTGGTCGGCATGCACTTCTTCAACCCGGCACCGTTGATGGCGCTCGTTGAAGTCGTTAGCGGTCTGGCAACATCTAAAGCAATCGCGCAAACGGTCTATGCGACATCCGCGGCATGGGGCAAGAAGCCTGTGTTCGCGAAGTCGACGCCGGGCTTCATCGTCAATCGTGCGGCGCGGCCGTACTATGCGGAAGGCCTGCGCGTGCTCGGCGAGCAGGGCGCGGATGCCGCTTCCATCGATGCCGTCATGCGCGATGCGGGCGGCTTCAAAATGGGCCCGTTCGAACTGATGGATTTGATCGGCCACGACGTGAACTTCGCCGTGACGCAATCGGTGTTCAACGCCTATTTCAACGATCCGCGCTTTACGCCTTCGTTGATTCAGCAGGAACTGGTGAACGCGGGTTTTCTTGGGCGCAAGACGGGCCGTGGCTTCTACGACTACGCAGCGGATGCCGCGAAGCCCGCACCGCGTATCGAAACGAACACGCGCACGCCGTCGAAGATCGTGCTCGGTGAAAGCGCTTCGCTGTATGCGAGTCTGCAATCGCGCATTGCGCAGCATGCCGCGATCGAACACGGCAATGTGCTGCCCGGCCTCATCGCGAAGATCGACGACGCCTGTCTCTTTCTCACCGATGGCCGTACCGCAACCGAACGCGCGCACGCACTCGGCATCGACAACGTTGTGCTGATCGATCTCGCCCTCGACTATGCGAACGCGCCAAGCGTGGCCATCACGCGCGCGCGTCAATGTCACGACGATGCCTACGCGGCAGTCGCCGGCGCGCTCGCGAGAAGCGGCTATGCAGTCGTGCCTTTCAAAGATGTCGCCGGCATGGCCGTGGTGCGCACGGTGGCGATGCTGATCAACGAAGCGGCGGACGCGGTGAATCAGGGCGTCTGCACGAGCGCCGATCTCGACCTCGCGATGGAGAAGGGCGTGAACTATCCGCTCGGACCGTTGGCGTGGGGCGAGCGCATCGGCATCGATCGCGTTCATGACGTGCTGCTCCATCTCGCGGCGCATTACGGCGAGGACCGTTATCGTGCGTCGCCGCTGATCGCCGCCTTGCGTCATTCGGGCCAGCGCTTTCATTGA
- the pcaF gene encoding 3-oxoadipyl-CoA thiolase: MTEAFICDAIRTPIGRYGGVFKDVRADDLGAVPIAALMQRNASVDWSQVDDVLYGCANQAGEDNRNVARMSALLAGLPIDVPGSTINRLCGSGMDAVGSAARAIKAGDGALYIAGGVESMTRAPFVMGKASSAFSRSADIFDTTIGWRFINRAMRERYGVDSMPETAENVAVDFGISRDAQDRFALRSQQRAARAQADGTLAQEIVVVNVPQKKGETIAITQDEHPRETSLETLAKLKGVVRPDGSVTAGNASGVNDGACALIIASEDAAKRHGLTPRARIIGMATAGVAPRIMGIGPAPATQKLLARTGLTLEQFDVIELNEAFASQGIAVLRQLGLAEDDPRVNPNGGAIALGHPLGASGARLVTTALYELERRNGRYALCTMCIGVGQGIAIAIERV; this comes from the coding sequence ATGACAGAAGCCTTTATCTGCGATGCCATTCGTACGCCCATCGGCCGCTACGGCGGTGTGTTCAAGGACGTGCGCGCCGACGATCTCGGCGCCGTGCCCATCGCCGCGCTCATGCAGCGCAACGCATCGGTGGACTGGTCGCAAGTCGATGACGTGTTGTACGGCTGCGCCAATCAGGCCGGCGAAGACAATCGTAACGTCGCGCGCATGTCGGCCCTGCTCGCTGGCTTGCCGATCGACGTGCCCGGTTCGACGATCAACCGCCTGTGCGGGTCCGGCATGGATGCGGTCGGCAGCGCGGCGCGCGCAATCAAGGCGGGCGACGGCGCGCTCTATATTGCAGGCGGCGTCGAGAGCATGACGCGCGCACCGTTCGTGATGGGCAAGGCGTCGAGTGCGTTCTCGCGTTCGGCCGATATCTTCGATACGACCATCGGCTGGCGCTTCATCAATCGTGCGATGCGCGAACGATACGGCGTCGATTCGATGCCGGAAACAGCGGAGAACGTGGCCGTCGATTTCGGCATCTCGCGCGATGCGCAAGACCGCTTCGCATTGCGCAGCCAGCAGCGCGCGGCGCGTGCACAAGCCGACGGCACGCTCGCGCAGGAGATCGTCGTCGTGAATGTGCCGCAAAAGAAGGGTGAAACGATCGCGATCACGCAAGACGAGCATCCGCGCGAAACATCGCTCGAGACGCTCGCGAAGTTGAAGGGCGTCGTGCGGCCGGATGGCAGCGTGACGGCCGGCAATGCATCGGGCGTGAACGATGGCGCATGCGCGCTCATCATCGCGAGCGAAGATGCGGCGAAGCGCCACGGCCTCACGCCTCGCGCGCGCATTATCGGCATGGCGACGGCGGGCGTCGCGCCGCGCATCATGGGCATCGGTCCCGCGCCGGCCACGCAGAAGCTGCTCGCACGCACGGGGCTCACGCTCGAACAATTCGACGTGATCGAACTGAACGAAGCCTTCGCATCGCAAGGCATCGCGGTGCTGCGTCAGCTCGGGCTCGCCGAGGACGATCCGCGCGTGAATCCGAATGGCGGCGCCATCGCGCTTGGGCATCCGCTCGGCGCGTCCGGCGCGCGTCTCGTCACGACCGCGCTTTATGAACTCGAACGCCGCAACGGCCGCTATGCGCTGTGCACGATGTGCATCGGCGTGGGGCAGGGCATTGCCATTGCAATCGAACGAGTGTGA
- the paaE gene encoding 1,2-phenylacetyl-CoA epoxidase subunit PaaE: protein MATPQFHPLRIREVRPETADAFTVSFEVPPALRDAFRFTQGQFVTLKTHIDGEETRRSYSICVGVTDYDRDGELRIGIKRVRGGRFSNFAFDTLKAGHEIDVMTPDGRFFTHLNADHAKQYVAFSGGSGITPVLAIIKTTLDTEPTSRFTLVYGNRSVDAIMFAEELEDLKNRYMDRFSLYHVLSDDLQDVELFNGVLDQAKCQAFLESLLSPNDIDEAFICGPGPMMDAAEAALKDAGVPSKQIHVERFGTPLPQAGVAPIEITENTPAAELELIIDGKKRKLRLPYEGVSVLDVGLKAGLALPYACKGGVCCTCRAKVLEGEVKMDKNYTLEPHEIEDGFVLTCQCHPLSERVVVSFDER from the coding sequence ATGGCGACTCCGCAATTCCATCCGTTGCGCATCCGCGAGGTGCGACCCGAAACCGCCGATGCGTTCACCGTGTCATTCGAGGTGCCGCCCGCGCTACGCGACGCGTTTCGCTTTACGCAAGGGCAGTTCGTGACGCTCAAGACGCATATCGATGGCGAAGAGACGCGTCGCTCGTATTCGATCTGCGTGGGCGTGACCGATTACGATCGCGATGGCGAACTGCGCATCGGCATCAAGCGCGTGCGCGGCGGGCGCTTCTCGAACTTCGCATTCGATACGCTCAAGGCCGGGCACGAGATCGACGTAATGACGCCCGATGGCCGCTTCTTCACGCACCTGAACGCGGATCACGCGAAGCAGTATGTGGCGTTCTCGGGCGGCTCGGGCATCACGCCGGTGCTGGCGATCATCAAGACGACGCTCGACACCGAGCCGACCAGCCGCTTCACGCTCGTGTACGGCAATCGCAGCGTGGACGCGATCATGTTCGCCGAGGAGCTCGAAGATCTGAAGAATCGCTATATGGATCGCTTCTCGCTGTATCACGTGCTCTCGGATGATCTGCAGGACGTGGAGTTGTTCAACGGCGTGCTGGATCAGGCGAAGTGCCAGGCGTTTCTGGAGAGCTTGCTCTCGCCGAACGATATCGATGAAGCATTCATCTGCGGTCCCGGTCCGATGATGGATGCGGCCGAAGCTGCGTTGAAAGACGCGGGCGTGCCGTCGAAGCAGATTCATGTGGAGCGCTTCGGCACGCCGCTGCCGCAAGCGGGCGTGGCGCCGATCGAGATCACGGAGAACACGCCGGCAGCGGAGCTGGAGCTGATCATCGATGGCAAGAAGCGCAAGCTGCGCTTGCCGTACGAAGGCGTGAGCGTGCTCGATGTAGGTCTGAAAGCGGGGCTTGCGCTGCCGTACGCGTGCAAGGGCGGAGTGTGCTGCACGTGCCGCGCGAAAGTGCTCGAAGGCGAAGTGAAGATGGACAAGAACTACACGCTGGAGCCGCACGAAATCGAAGACGGATTCGTGCTGACGTGTCAGTGTCATCCGTTGAGCGAGCGGGTGGTCGTGAGTTTCGACGAGCGTTGA
- the paaD gene encoding 1,2-phenylacetyl-CoA epoxidase subunit PaaD has protein sequence MDTTNASIERVWSVLEAVPDPEIPVVSIRELGILRDVRHGDDGVLEVVITPTYSGCPAMSQIAEDIAQAIDDAGLGAHRIETVLAPAWTTDWITDEAREKLRRYGIAPPTGACGSIPDTSTKPIRFVPYKREAIACPRCGSTHTERLAQFGSTACKALYRCVDCREPFDYFKPY, from the coding sequence ATGGATACGACCAACGCAAGCATCGAGCGCGTGTGGAGCGTACTCGAAGCGGTGCCCGATCCGGAGATACCGGTGGTGTCGATCCGCGAGCTGGGCATTCTGCGCGATGTGCGTCACGGCGACGATGGCGTGCTCGAAGTGGTGATCACGCCGACATACTCGGGTTGCCCGGCGATGTCGCAGATCGCGGAGGACATCGCGCAGGCGATCGATGATGCGGGATTGGGCGCGCATCGCATCGAGACGGTGCTGGCGCCCGCGTGGACCACCGACTGGATCACCGACGAAGCGCGCGAGAAGCTGCGCCGTTATGGCATCGCGCCACCGACGGGCGCTTGCGGCAGCATTCCGGACACGAGCACGAAGCCTATTCGTTTCGTGCCGTACAAAAGGGAAGCGATCGCATGCCCACGCTGCGGCTCGACGCACACCGAGCGGCTTGCGCAATTCGGCTCGACCGCGTGCAAGGCGTTGTATCGCTGCGTGGATTGTCGCGAGCCGTTCGATTACTTCAAGCCGTACTAA
- the paaC gene encoding 1,2-phenylacetyl-CoA epoxidase subunit PaaC: MSHKQSHEHLAYVLRLADNALILGQRNAEWCSHGPALEEDIALANMSLDLIGQARLLYTHAATLEAALNGTKKTEDDYAYFRSEREFANYTIAELPHFGPLAGTARSERDYAVTIVRNFLYSALMAQMWTALQASNDAQLAAIAAKSIKETSYHLHHAHDWLVRLGDGTEESHRRMQAALDYLMPYTREFFAVDATEQAVADAGIAPLASEFEEAWREQVTSALEEATLVAPAEVKHISTGKLGEHSEHMGYLLAEMQSLARQHPGASW, from the coding sequence ATGAGCCACAAGCAGAGTCACGAACATCTCGCCTACGTGCTGCGTCTGGCGGACAACGCGCTGATCCTCGGCCAGCGCAACGCCGAGTGGTGCAGTCACGGCCCGGCGCTGGAAGAAGACATTGCGCTGGCGAACATGAGTCTGGACTTGATCGGCCAGGCGCGTCTTCTCTATACGCATGCAGCGACGCTCGAAGCGGCGCTAAACGGTACGAAGAAAACCGAAGACGATTACGCATACTTCCGCAGCGAGCGCGAGTTCGCGAACTACACGATCGCCGAGTTGCCGCACTTCGGCCCGCTCGCGGGTACGGCGCGAAGCGAACGCGACTATGCAGTGACGATCGTGCGCAACTTCCTGTACTCGGCGCTGATGGCGCAGATGTGGACGGCGCTGCAAGCATCGAACGACGCGCAACTCGCGGCGATCGCGGCGAAGTCGATCAAGGAGACGAGCTATCACCTGCATCACGCGCACGACTGGCTGGTGCGACTGGGCGATGGCACGGAGGAGTCGCATCGACGCATGCAGGCAGCGCTCGATTATCTGATGCCGTACACGCGCGAGTTCTTCGCTGTCGATGCAACCGAGCAAGCCGTCGCCGATGCAGGCATCGCGCCTCTGGCAAGCGAGTTCGAAGAAGCGTGGCGCGAACAGGTGACATCCGCGCTGGAAGAAGCGACGCTCGTGGCACCCGCTGAAGTGAAGCACATCAGCACGGGCAAGCTCGGCGAGCATTCGGAGCATATGGGCTATCTGCTGGCGGAAATGCAGAGCCTGGCGCGGCAACATCCGGGCGCGAGCTGGTAA
- the paaB gene encoding 1,2-phenylacetyl-CoA epoxidase subunit PaaB, with product MNKEWPIWEVFVRSKQGLDHKHCGSLHAPDAGAALRMARDVYTRRQEGVSIWVVPSAAITASDPADKGELFEPASDKIYRHPTFFVLPDEINHM from the coding sequence ATGAACAAGGAATGGCCGATCTGGGAAGTGTTCGTGCGCAGCAAGCAGGGACTGGATCACAAACACTGCGGCAGCCTGCACGCACCGGACGCGGGCGCGGCATTGCGCATGGCACGCGACGTGTACACGCGTCGACAGGAAGGCGTGAGCATTTGGGTGGTGCCGTCGGCGGCGATCACGGCATCGGACCCGGCGGACAAGGGCGAGCTGTTCGAGCCCGCGAGCGACAAGATCTACCGGCATCCGACGTTCTTCGTGCTGCCCGACGAAATCAATCACATGTAA